Genomic segment of Vibrio azureus:
GCCACGGCAAATCTGCTCTCAATGTTGAGAAGTATTGAGTTGCTTGTGAAGAAGATAAAAAGTGAGGGTCAAAATAGATCTGACCTTGCTTAATGTCTACCCAGTTAGAACTTGGAAATAACTCATTCTGCATGTGCGTTCCTCCTCGTTTTGATAGGTTACTTGGCTATAGTATAAAGCTCACTGTCGATGAATGCATTGATAAAACAGAGTCAAGTGGCATATTAAAATTCAAATTGCATTTTGAAATTGCATAATGCAATTAAGTTGAGTGGTAATTAATCGATATACATCAAAATAACACCAAATGGAGGGTGTAAAAGTTGGCACACATCATGCTTTATAATAAGTGACCCTTCTTAAGCCGAGGGTCACCTAGCCAACTGACGTTGTTAGTGAATGTTAATTGTTCACACTTATATACCGCCAATCACCTTATTGTGTTTGGCGTTTTTTTTACGCTTTTACAAATTAACACTTAATCACCGCATTTTTCATAGCAACTTGGTTGTCTTGGACACACCGCACCTCTCGAACAAATCAACCTTGCTTGGCTTTGGATCCCTCGTTCAATCCAATTGATGTTCAGAATTTTTGCAATTGTTGTGAGATCTTTTTTAATGTGTGGCGGTATGTTGGCGCTGCCCGTGGATATGCATAGCGCTTTGAGTTCTTCAGCAATCGCAGCTGCGTCTCCACCTTGAGCGGCGATTGCGGGATTAAGATCGATTCCTGCACACAGAACACGATTATTTCCTGCAGGATCTTGGACGTTAATCGATTCACAGCAATAGATTCTTGGTTCCTTACCCACATTGAGAATCGATATTTGAGCAGAGCTATCTGCCAAAGGTTTTGCTAAGCGACGAAAGACTGCCCAATGCTGGCAAGGGTCATTGACCTTACGCATATTTCCCCAAGGCAGCGGTATACCATTTCCACGATACACCGCTTTTAGTTTTCCTGGCCCGTAGGCATCAAAATAATGCCAGTGTGGGTAAGGGGAAACAACGGTCATGCGGCGCATGGCAACAGAAGGAGAGACGCCCGCTTTTTGATGAACGCTAATTTCATAACCGGAACGGTCAAGCAATTGGCGGAAAGGAACTTTAGGGCATAGCAGTGCTCCAGCGAAAAAACTGGACTCAAAATCGCGCCAAGCTTGGAGGATATCCTGTGAATTTAATTCCGAGTTTGAAATAAGAGCGCCATCTTGCTCCCAATTATTTTGATGGCCGATTGAGAGCAGGCTATTCATTGCATCATGACTGTGAAGAATCCGATGGCCAATATAAACAGCCAAATCATATTTTAACCGAGTCGGATAATCACGCATTCGCTTGTTGAGATAAATCGTTCCCGGTGGCTCCATAAAAGACGTCACGACTTGCTTTGCACTTACACCAAGTTCATCAACAACGTCTTCAGGCGCTCGCTCTATCCATCGTATTGTGAGCCCTAAGCGTTTAGCTGTATCAATTAAGTCTTCAACAGAAAGGTTCAATTGTTTTAGGCCAATTTCTTCAGCCGCTCGCTCGAGATCTGGGAAGTGATTTTGATGATTTTCCTGATGAGCTCGAATAAGTAGATGAGCAAATTGACGACCAGTAATTCCTGCTTGAGAGAGCATTTCAGGAATCGCAATTTGTAAGATATCGTTGGAAAATAAAAAGCTGGGCTCGAGTGCCATTCCTCTAATGCCACCACGATTACCTTTGTTAGGCGTAATCGCGTCTAATTCTGGTTCATCATCTAAAAACCAAGTGGGATCTTTTTGGAAAACTTCGGCGATGACTGCCAACATATCAAAGCTAGGGACCCTTTTACCACGCTCGATCATTGAGAGATAGGATACGGATGGTGCATATTCAGCATTCACACGTACACACCTTGCAGAAAGATCCTCCATGGTTAAATGATTATTCTTTCTTAGGTTACG
This window contains:
- a CDS encoding DUF3612 domain-containing protein produces the protein MPISKSLIRQSHFLGTKIRNLRKNNHLTMEDLSARCVRVNAEYAPSVSYLSMIERGKRVPSFDMLAVIAEVFQKDPTWFLDDEPELDAITPNKGNRGGIRGMALEPSFLFSNDILQIAIPEMLSQAGITGRQFAHLLIRAHQENHQNHFPDLERAAEEIGLKQLNLSVEDLIDTAKRLGLTIRWIERAPEDVVDELGVSAKQVVTSFMEPPGTIYLNKRMRDYPTRLKYDLAVYIGHRILHSHDAMNSLLSIGHQNNWEQDGALISNSELNSQDILQAWRDFESSFFAGALLCPKVPFRQLLDRSGYEISVHQKAGVSPSVAMRRMTVVSPYPHWHYFDAYGPGKLKAVYRGNGIPLPWGNMRKVNDPCQHWAVFRRLAKPLADSSAQISILNVGKEPRIYCCESINVQDPAGNNRVLCAGIDLNPAIAAQGGDAAAIAEELKALCISTGSANIPPHIKKDLTTIAKILNINWIERGIQSQARLICSRGAVCPRQPSCYEKCGD